From a single Drosophila sulfurigaster albostrigata strain 15112-1811.04 chromosome 3, ASM2355843v2, whole genome shotgun sequence genomic region:
- the LOC133843363 gene encoding uncharacterized protein LOC133843363 — MKFLLLTVFVCLVVCFMATSAAPYEEAIPEGIEGPGNEPVNPSDDQSILLKLKLLKKLLFLG; from the exons ATGAAATTCTTGTTATTG ACCGTGTTCGTCTGCCTTGTTGTCTGCTTCATGGCGACATCTGCAGCTCCCTACGAGGAAGCCATTCCCGAGGGTATTGAGGGTCCTGGAAATGAGCCTGTTAACCCAAGCGATGATCAGTCCATCCTgctcaagctgaagctgctgaAGAAACTTCTGTTCCTGGGTTAA